The Daphnia carinata strain CSIRO-1 chromosome 2, CSIRO_AGI_Dcar_HiC_V3, whole genome shotgun sequence genome has a segment encoding these proteins:
- the LOC130686744 gene encoding cytochrome P450 4C1-like, translated as MVIDLNNLIPNELMLVFSVACVVLVAVGSALLRRYKYYQRCEKVPGPPAQIPLFGSATEFFLPPEKILPHIMELYKKYNKKSLIRIWIGPQPWFALGSAESAETVLSSTKLIDKGPEYDYIRPWLATGLLTSTGSKWHQRRKLLTPTFHFKILEDFVHVFNEQSAILVERLHKKVNQDFDVFPFITLCTLDVICETAMGLHVNAQNQSDSDYVKALYNMSHIIQSRQTQPWLQPDWLFRLFPYGFEQKRCLSILHGFTDQVIRERKIKHKQRTAQQQQKVESPDGEECMPKKTRLALLDLLIEASQNGKVLTDLDIREEVDTFMFEGHDTTAAAINWSLFLIGNHPEVQEKVNEELDRVFGNSDRPVTMADLSELKYLECCIKEALRLYPSVPFFSRLVKEDTTICGYDIPAGASLVAMSYVIHRDPTYFPDPERFQPDRFFPENARGRHPYAYVPFSAGPRNCIGQKFAMMEEKVILASVFRRFHVKALDKPTDLPVVTELILRPLDAIRVRLTRRC; from the exons ATGGTCATTGATCTAAATAATTTGATTCCTAACGAATTAATGCTTGTTTTTTCAGTCGCTTGCGTAGTTCTAGTCGCTGTTGGAAGTGCGTTGCTTCGCCGTTACAAg TATTACCAACGATGCGAAAAAGTACCCGGACCGCCTGCCCAGATTCCGCTTTTCGGGAGCGCCactgaattttttcttccacctGAAA AAATCTTGCCGCATATCATGGAATTAtacaaaaaatataacaagAAATCACTCATTCGAATCTGGATAGGGCCTCAACCCTGGTTTGCACTCGGATCGGCGGAGAGTGCGGAG ACGGTGCTTAGCAGTACTAAGCTTATCGATAAAGGCCCCGAGTATGATTATATCCGCCCATGGCTAGCTACAGGCTTATTGACAAGCACTG GCAGCAAGTGGCACCAACGGCGTAAATTGCTGACACCGACATTTCACTTCAAGATTCTCGAGGACTTTGTCCACGTTTTTAACGAACAGAGTGCCATACTCGTCGAAAGGCTGCACAAGAAAGTCAATCAGGATTTCGACGTATTCCCGTTCATCACGTTGTGCACACTGGATGTGATTTGCG AAACGGCCATGGGTCTCCATGTGAATGCACAAAATCAGAGTGATTCTGATTACGTCAAAGCTCTTTATAA CATGAGCCACATCATCCAGTCGAGACAAACGCAACCTTGGCTCCAACCAGATTGGCTCTTTCGGCTATTTCCATACGGATTCGAACAGAAGAGATGCTTGTCAATTCTTCATGGTTTCACTGATCAG GTGATTCGTGAGCGAAAAATTAAACACAAACAACGTACTGCCCAGCAACAACAGAAGGTGGAGTCACCAGATGGAGAAGAATGTATGCCAA AGAAAACCCGTTTAGCATTGCTCGATCTTTTAATTGAAGCCTCTCAAAATGGCAAAGTTCTCACCGACCTAGATATCCGCGAAGAAGTCGATACCTTTATGTTTGAA GGTCATGACACAACTGCTGCCGCCATCAACTGGTCTCTATTTCTCATAGGTAATCATCCTGAAGTTCAG GAGAAAGTGAATGAGGAACTCGATCGGGTGTTTGGCAATTCTGATCGTCCAGTAACAATGGCCGATTTAAGTGAACTGAAATATCTCGAATGCTGCATCAAAGAAGCCCTTCGGTTATATCCGAGCGTGCCATTTTTTAGCCGGCTCGTCAAAGAAGACACCACCATTT GTGGTTACGATATCCCAGCCGGGGCTTCGCTCGTAGCCATGTCTTACGTCATACATCGAGATCCTACCTATTTCCCGGATCCCGAACGTTTCCAACCTGATCGCTTCTTCCCCGAAAACGCTCGTGGTCGGCATCCTTATGCATACGTTCCGTTCAGCGCGGGACCACGCAACTGCATCG GGCAAAAATTTGCTATGATGGAAGAGAAAGTTATTCTCGCGTCTGTGTTTCGTCGCTTTCATGTTAAAGCCTTGGACAAACCAACTGACTTACCTGTCGTGACTGAACTGATCCTACGACCGCTTGACGCGATTCGAGTACGACTGACCAGACGTTGTTGA
- the LOC130686739 gene encoding cytochrome P450 4C1-like: MAVNIILSEFYSSFPNSFTVFSSIVFVIASIIVAALYRHYKYFQRCNKIPGPPAQIPFVGSFTEFLIKPEEILPYFLKLYETWNKYPVSRLWVGPLAMFSVGGAEGAEVVLSSTKIIDKSREYNFIQPWLGTGLLTSTGSKWHQRRKMLTPTFHFKILEEFIRVFNEQSAVLIEKLDVTVNQQFDIFPFITRCTLDIICETAMGRQLNAQSESDSDYVQAVYKMTGITHRRQMQPLLQIEWLFRLLPIGAEQKRCLSILHGFTDQVVRERKIEYEQRMAQQHQKSDSQNMKDEFNSEKPRLAFLDLLIEASQDGKVLSDLDIREEVDTFMFEGHDTTAAAINFSLFLIGNYPEVQEKVNEELNRVFGDSDRPFTIADLNEVKYLECCIKEALRLYPSVPVIARELTEDTDICGYNLPGGATITVSPFLFHRDPRYFPDPESFKPERFFSENVQGRHPYAYIPFSAGPRNCIGQKFAMMEEKIILASVLRRFHVKALDKPEDIYLLSELILRPRDGIRLQLSPKTRPN; encoded by the exons ATGGCCGTAAACATTATCCTCTCTGAATTTTATTCTTCGTTTCCAAATTCTTTTACAGTTTTTTCATCCATTGTGTTTGTCATTGCGTCCATTATCGTAGCAGCGTTGTATCGGCATTACAAG TATTTTCAACGATGCAATAAAATTCCTGGACCACCGGCGCAGATTCCCTTTGTTGGGAGCTTCACTGAGTTTCTAATTAAACCTGAAG AAATTTTGCCATACTTTCTGAAGCTCTACGAAACATGGAACAAGTACCCGGTCTCACGGCTTTGGGTAGGACCATTGGCCATGTTCTCTGTCGGTGGCGCTGAAGGCGCAGAG GTGGTGCTAAGCAGTACCAAAATCATCGATAAAAGCCGAGAATATAATTTCATTCAGCCTTGGTTAGGCACTGGACTTTTGACGAGCACAG GCAGCAAATGGCACCAGCGACGCAAAATGCTAACACCAACTTTCCACTTTAAAATCCTGGAGGAATTCATCCGCGTGTTCAATGAACAGAGTGCCGTACTCATCGAGAAGCTCGACGTGACAGTTAACCAACAATTTGATATTTTCCCATTCATCACACGATGCACGCTCGATATCATTTGCG AAACTGCAATGGGACGTCAGCTGAACGCCCAAAGCGAAAGTGATTCGGATTACGTCCAAGCTGTTTACAA AATGACCGGCATAACCCACCGAAGACAGATGCAGCCATTATTACAAATCGAATGGTTATTTCGACTTCTTCCTATTGGAGCAGAACAAAAACGATGTCTCTCAATTCTTCATGGTTTCACTGATCAG GTAGTTCGTGAGCGAAAAATCGAATACGAGCAACGCATGGCTCAGCAACACCAAAAATCAGACTCACAGAATATGAAAGATGAGTTTAATTCCG AGAAACCTCGTCTAGCTTTCCTGGATCTGTTGATCGAAGCTTCTCAAGACGGAAAAGTTCTCAGCGACCTTGACATTCGTGAAGAAGTTGACACCTTCATGTTTGAA GGTCACGACACGACAGCAGCGGCCATaaatttctctcttttccttaTTGGCAACTACCCCGAAGTGcag GAAAAAGTAAATGAAGAGTTAAATCGGGTATTTGGAGATTCCGATCGTCCATTCACTATTGCTGATCTAAATGAAGTGAAATACTTGGAATGCTGCATCAAAGAAGCACTGCGACTCTATCCGAGCGTCCCAGTAATCGCCAGGGAACTAACGGAAGATACCGATATCT GTGGATACAATCTACCTGGAGGAGCTACCATCACAGTCAGTCCGTTTCTATTCCACCGAGATCCCAGGTACTTCCCGGATCCAGAGAGTTTCAAACCTGAGCGTTTCTTCTCAGAAAATGTCCAGGGTCGACATCCATATGCTTATATTCCCTTCAGCGCTGGACCACGTAATTGCATTG GACAAAAGTTTGCCATGATGGAAGAGAAGATTATTCTTGCATCAGTTTTACGTCGCTTTCATGTAAAAGCGTTGGACAAGCCGGAAGATATATACCTGCTGTCGGAGTTGATCCTGAGGCCACGCGATGGAATTCGACTACAGTTAAGTCCTAAAACACGGCCTAATTGA
- the LOC130686726 gene encoding uncharacterized protein LOC130686726, translated as MARVDLAAGLLFLSSSLVLVSAHPPHASAGTAGSFKQGRTEFDPWRRHGEQFDDHVDPVQDDWSAGFGRRLSVIQRRQGSLSQQTPDQLRAQLRARAEVSSTTSTTTTTTATPSTTAIPSVNKAEASASIIRLIRKRLPENRSPPTSDAIGKLANGTLVNETVQPALGEVTEESFISAETAIVELREIGSANIHLTPTANVTEAPPTPSTRSTSVAATSSSTAAASPSTTTTTATTTATATLSSSNKPPWRVRMEQNQSNRRGQSTTARPAVEAVASWSPLPQPSISTTTTTLPTVQKQELSPDARINSSSRAEVVAVPAVPALQSSQNENAVSSSAVLAAVIATVVTNSRPIQSSRITVASSLSPPPPPPAVLWTPIVRLPVTGSRNIPSGTLKIQITSTRLPPLPVTSSTPNPKLMESEELDDGGSQEEEDNVVKTASSSSSTTSGRIYTTSTTKMSTTTTTTTTTTEAPTTIKASTVTTRKALPPTPVMHSLEDILQRLVPARDHDHFGSNPFLAVPAAHRPTPVVPPTTSEDANEIVSAGDPVLRASVGISRAGTISDLSRSDRNQSTSGSNNWTADSSNKENQAATTSIYVVGVVAVIPLAGLILWIVRVQLHKRRERLNESETSSETGFRKRLPPVALTPSKHARLFYGANDKEDLVSGSVSAGGNGGPAGGKSASSASPWEFTRSRLRLQTLIGEGNFGQVWKAEAEDICGCQGTLLVAVKTVKDGAAAKEKQELLREMRIMQQVGPHPNVVALLGCCTEQEPFLLIMEYVMYGRLLTFLRDHRSHQTYYNYSTDSEALTSRDLTTFAYCVAKGMEYIYSKGVVHRDLAARNVLVDHNKLCKVADFGLSRSVRDTAGEMYEQRVKGALPIRWMAPESLIQSVFTQKSDVWSFGILVWEIVTLGSTPYPGMEAREVMRRVKDGHRLERPSHCRPEFYRLMSRCWHSDPQRRPDFGELKAELGQLLDDADGYIDLDNFQESIYVPLESPSDESEKV; from the exons ATGGCCCGCGTGGATCTAGCCGCCGGGCTCCTCTTCTTGTCGTCGTCGCTTGTTCTCGTCTCTGCCCATCCACCACACGCCTCAG CCGGAACGGCAGGATCATTTAAACAAGGCCGAACGGAGTTTGATCCATGGCGCCGTCACGGGGAGCAGTTTGATGACCATGTCGATCCAGTTCAAGACGATTGGTCGGCCGGATTCGGGCGGCGATTGTCGGTCATCCAGCGCAGACAAGGATCGCTCTCGCAACAGACGCCCGACCAATTGAGAGCGCAGTTAAGGGCCAGAGCGGAAGTGTCTAGCACgacctcaacaacaacaacaacaacagcaacaccaTCGACAACAGCAATTCCCAGCGTTAACAAAGCGGAAGCCAGTGCTAGTATCATCCGGCTGATTCGCAAACGGCTGCCTGAAAATCGGTCGCCACCGACTTCCGACGCTATCGGCAAATTAGCCAACGGAACGCTCGTCAACGAAACTGTCCAGCCGGCGCTCGGCGAGGTCACTGAAGAATCGTTCATCTCGGCCGAGACGGCCATCGTCGAACTGCGCGAAATCGGATCGGCCAACATTCATTTAACGCCTACGGCCAACGTGACGGAAGCTCCACCTACCCCATCGACCAGGTCCACCAGCGTGGCCGCAACGTCGTCGTCGACTGCGGCCGCTTCACCATCGACgaccacaacaacagcaacgacGACGGCGACGGCGACGTTATCTTCGTCGAATAAACCGCCGTGGAGGGTGCGCATGGAGCAGAATCAGAGCAACCGTCGCGGCCAATCGACCACGGCCAGGCCGGCCGTCGAGGCTGTCGCCTCTTGGTCGCCGCTTCCGCAGCCATCGATCagcacgacgacgacgacgcttCCGACGGTTCAGAAACAAGAGTTATCACCGGATGCGAGGATAAATTCATCCAGCCGAGCGGAGGTTGTCGCGGTGCCGGCCGTTCCGGCCTTGCAATCGAGCCAGAACGAGAACGCAGTGTCATCGTCGGCTGTCCTTGCGGCGGTGATTGCGACCGTCGTTACCAACAGCCGACCCATCCAATCCAGCCGCATTACGGTGGCCAGCAGTCTCagtcctcctcctccgccgccCGCCGTGCTTTGGACACCGATCGTTCGGCTTCCCGTGACCGGATCGAGGAACATTCCGTCCGGAACGCTCAAgattcaaatcacgtcgactCGACTTCCGCCTTTGCCTGTCACCTCATCGACTCCCAATCCGAAGCTGATGGAATCTGAAGAATTAGACGATGGCGGATCGCAAGAAGAGGAAGACAATGTCGTGAAAACGGCCTCGTCCAGCAGCAGCACGACATCCGGAAGGATTTACACGACATCTACAACGAAGATGTCGACTACCacgacgacgacaacaacgacaacgGAAGCGCCTACGACCATCAAAGCGTCGACTGTGACGACCCGCAAAGCTCTTCCGCCGACGCCAGTCATGCACTCGCTGGAAGACATCCTCCAGCGTCTAGTTCCGGCCAGAGATCACGATCATTTCGGCAGCAATCCGTTTCTGGCCGTGCCGGCCGCTCACCGTCCGACGCCCGTCGTGCCGCCAACGACGTCGGAAGATGCCAACGAAATCGTTTCCGCCGGCGATCCGGTGCTGCGCGCCAGCGTGGGCATATCGAGGGCGGGCACGATCAGCGACTTGTCACGCAGCGATCGAAATCAGTCGACTAGCGGAAGCAACAACTGGACGGCCGATTCGagtaataaagaaaatcaagCGGCCACCACGTCCATCTACGTCGTGGGCGTCGTGGCCGTCATTCCCTTGGCCGGTTTAATTTTGTGGATCGTCCGCGTTCAGCTCCACAAGCGACgcgag AGATTGAACGAGTCGGAAACGTCATCCGAAACGGGTTTCCGTAAGAGATTGCCACCTGTGGCTTTGACTCCATCTAAACACGCCCGTCTCTTTTACGGG GCCAACGATAAAGAAGATTTAGTGTCGGGCTCGGTGTCTGCCGGCGGCAACGGCGGACCGGCGGGAGGCAAATCTGCTTCATCTGCATCGCCGTGGGAATTCACACGATCTCGGCTGCGGTTGCAGACGCTTATAGGCGAAGGGAATTTCGGCCAGGTGTGGAAGGCCGAAGCAGAGGACATATGCGGCTGTCAAGGGACTCTCCTTGTAGCTGTCAAGACGGTCAAGGACGGAGCGGCTGCCAAGGAGAAGCAAGAGTTACTGCGCGAAATGAGGATCATGCAACAAGTCGGCCCTCATCCTAACGTCGTAGCTCTTCTCGGATGTTGCACCGAACAAGAGCCCTTCCTGCTCATCATGGAGTACGTCATGTACGGCCGGTTGTTGACGTTTTTGAGGGACCACAGGAGCCACCAGACGTACTACAATTACTCGACGGACAGCGAGGCCTTGACTTCGAGAGATTTGACGACCTTCGCCTATTGCGTCGCTAAAGGCATGGAGTACATCTACAGCAAAGGG GTGGTTCACCGGGATCTAGCCGCCCGCAACGTACTGGTCGACCACAACAAATTGTGCAAAGTAGCCGATTTTGGTCTGTCGCGCTCCGTCAGAGACACGGCCGGAGAGATGTACGAGCAAAGGGTCAAG GGCGCATTACCCATCCGTTGGATGGCTCCCGAGTCGCTGATCCAGAGCGTCTTTACCCAAAAATCGGACGTCTGGAGTTTCGGCATCCTGGTCTGGGAAATAGTCACATTAG GGTCTACGCCTTATCCGGGCATGGAAGCCCGCGAAGTGATGCGTCGGGTCAAGGACGGACACCGACTGGAGCGGCCAAGCCACTGCCGGCCGGAATTCTACCGACTAATGTCGCGCTGTTGGCATTCGGACCCGCAGAGACGGCCGGATTTCGGGGAACTCAAAGCCGAGCTCGGCCAACTGTTGGACGACGCCGACGGTTACATCGATCTGGACAATTTCCAAGAGTCCATCTACGTGCCGCTAGAGTCGCCTAGCGACGAAAGCGAAAAAGTCTGA
- the LOC130686733 gene encoding cytochrome P450 3A24-like yields MASLFHSYTYRRRAHQFFRRLGIPGPQPHLIKGNCDKMRNPSLVAIDVMDQWQAQFGDVYGYFIGLKPYVVVGDLDMVQQVLIRDFHKFVNRPAMGIEIRPVINTLVGLRSHRWKEVRRVISPTFSTRKMRQINSIINRCVDILVEVVGQHAETQSEIDFYGVFQGLTCQVIGECALNTKVDCQRQPQDEFLNSLRQFLRQANNPIIDLAIYFPLVREILAVVCRVASPCGQFTQSIIDKVQGVINERREDRLTGTSAPNHGDILQLLMEASENRQEDAYDTDGCVRPTHQLLTDDEIIANAWVFLLGGFETTANALTYCAYLLATHPDVQEKLYEELRDYLGESSGDLETDYNTISQLTYLDKVFCEALRLFPPVVLFVTREAAEDAQLGDFHIPAGTNVQIPIWQIHHDPKLWPNPYQFDPERFEPELKKNRHPMAWIPFGSGPRACLGIRFAMLEAKIALAKLLMNYRLVPCERTEEKLTLVVPTVTLNPKSGVWLKAEKREQTSA; encoded by the exons ATGGCATCGCTCTTTCACAGCTACACGTACCGCCGTCGGGCTCACCAGTTTTTCCGCCGGCTTGGCATTCCCGGCCCGCAACCGCATCTCATCAAGGGCAATTGCGACAAGATGCGCAACCCATCCTTGGTGGCCATCGATGTCATGGATCAATGGCAAGCCCAATTCGGAGATGTCTACGGCTATTTCATCGGGTTGAAACCTTACGTGGTGGTCGGAGATCTCGACATGGTTCAACAAGTTCTCATCCGCGATTTCCACAAGTTTGTCAACCGACCGGCGATGGGCATCGAAATTCGACCCGTCATCAACACGCTGGTCGGATTGCGCAGCCACAGGTGGAAGGAGGTGCGACGAGTCATTTCGCCCACGTTTTCCACGCGCAAAATGCGCCAGATCAACTCCATCATCAATCGGTGTGTTGATATCCTGGTGGAAGTGGTCGGCCAACACGCTGAAACTCAGAGCGAAATCGATTTTTACGGTGTCTTCCAAGGTCTAACTTGCCAG GTGATTGGTGAATGCGCATTGAACACTAAAGTTGATTGCCAACGACAGCCTCAAGATGAATTCCTTAATTCGTTGCGGCAATTCTTGAGACAAGCCAATAATCCCATCATCGATTTGGCCATTTATTTCCCGCTCGTCAGAGAAATCTTGGCCGTCGTGTGTCGTGTGGCTTCGCCGTGCGGTCAGTTCACGCAGTCGATCATCGATAAAGTCCAGGGTGTCATCAACGAACGCAGAGAGGATCGTCTGACCGGTACGTCGGCCCCCAATCACGGTGACATTTTGCAGCTGTTGATGGAAGCCTCTGAGAATCGCCAAGAGGACGCGTACGATACGGACGGATGCGTCCGTCCGACGCATCAATTGCTCACCGACGATGAAATCATTGCCAATGCTTGGGTTTTCCTCCTGGGTGGTTTTGAAACCACTGCCAACGCTCTCACCTACTGCGCATACTTGCTGGCCACTCATCCCGATGTCCAGGAGAAACTGTACGAGGAACTAAGGGATTACCTTGGG gAAAGTTCTGGCGATCTCGAAACAGATTACAATACAATTAGCCAGTTAACTTACCTGGACAAGGTATTTTGCGAAGCCCTGAGGCTCTTCCCACCTGTGGTGTTGTTCGTGACACGCGAGGCGGCCGAAGATGCCCAACTGGGTGATTTTCACATCCCTGCCGGTACGAACGTTCAGATTCCCATTTGGCAAATCCATCACGATCCCAAATTGTGGCCGAATCCTTACCAATTTGATCCTGAACG ATTTGAACCTGAATTGAAGAAAAACCGACATCCGATGGCATGGATTCCGTTCGGCTCTGGACCTAGAGCTTGTCTTGGAATCCGCTTTGCAATGCTGGAAGCCAAAATTGCCTTGGCTAAGCTTCTCATGAACTATCG ACTGGTGCCGTGTGAACGTACAGAAGAAAAGCTGACGCTCGTCGTCCCGACGGTGACTCTCAATCCAAAATCAGGCGTGTGGttaaaagctgaaaaaagagaACAGACATCGGCATga
- the LOC130686731 gene encoding protein Dok-7-like, producing MAEFKNFDSSVLEGHVKFREKKTWKRRWCVVRRLSPVANSLIMQFYKKSLSKGKGSQSKSSLNLEHLLGFESCFLLQKESQTLAIVCRNFVSVFAFESREMLLEWQAQIAEILGHSERFEVQLLSVPGKLEITSSSAVLHIRDWQFALTQGIPPRLIGYWNMADLRRFGAVDDRRFCFEGGSRCSSRGFEGIFVLGSNQSHEIANKFEFSVRGRLSESQRTRIHPSSTLNGLLTPMMRHRLSVNSRCPSQTMSKPNTPLLGSQRRAQEFCLSPPCARHTRSYSQQHSRTSSISSGTRLSSALQRSDPELLYDKPRSLNATMSQAVYEVCGGGNSESRPSSTLPTSHYDTPRRVLQNLGQPVSDTNTQSISQPNGNTLEVPGGISSLYATVTKSKKAKKPVDPSASDGEAKKAAVPVEVQGYLVMQRGQNQWNQQEEYVQMQSLPCSPATLLQRQRCLAPAEQCGGPCCKNGSRDKELWSNQVYQNSSWLQLQAEGAAINYQNPITFRCLYTKPCYPHCTLPLLHSRSATHANNDAVPLRLRRSASMPAAACRQGNRDSSDSTDSGVSVTADSLSHQASMAGCVRHHHHLLMSRHWSLPRPHVTAQQTLNAQLWADTTSRNPAAVTTLSAALATTTPTPNGILADGSNCQSNSSSLSNILDRLDTLSVASIGYETCV from the exons ATGGCGGAGTTTAAGAATTTTGACAGCTCCGTCCTGGAGGGGCACGTAAAAttcagagaaaagaaaaca TGGAAGCGGCGGTGGTGTGTCGTCCGGAGACTCTCTCCTGTGGCGAACTCACTGATAATGCAGTTTTACAAAAAGTCATTGAGCAAGGGCAAAGGATCACAGTCCAAATCCTCACTAAACTTGGAACATCTCCTGGGCTTTGAAAGCTGCTTCCTCCTGCAAAAAGAGTCACAAACTTTGGCCATTGTGTGTCGAAATTTTGTCAGTGTTTTTGCCTTCGAAAGTCGAGAAATGCTCCTGGAATGGCAAGCACAAATAGCAGAAATACTTGGCCATA GTGAAAGGTTTGAAGTCCAACTTCTAAGTGTCCCAGGCAAGTTGGAAATCACTAGCAGCTCTGCTGTACTACATATCAGAGATTGGCAGTTTGCATTAACCCAGGGAATACCCCCGCGACTGATAGGCTACTGGAACATGGCCGATTTAAG ACGTTTCGGAGCGGTGGATGACCGGAGATTCTGCTTCGAGGGTGGTTCTCGTTGTTCGTCTAGAGGATTCGAGGGGATATTCGTTCTGGGCTCCAATCAAAGTCATGAAATAGcaaataaatttgaattctCTGTTCGCGGCCGCCTTTCCGAATCCCAGCGTACTCGCATTCACCCATCATCCACTTTGAATG GCTTATTAACTCCAATGATGCGACATCGATTAAGCGTCAACTCTCGTTGCCCATCACAGACAATGAGCAAGCCCAACACACCATTACTGGGTAGCCAAAGACGGGCGCAAGAATTCTGTTTGAGCCCTCCCTGCGCACGACACACACGTTCCTATTCGCAACAACACAGTCGTACCAGCAGCATATCAAGTGGTACAAGGCTCAGCTCAGCTTTGCAACGTTCCGATCCTGAGCTGCTCTACGACAAACCCCGTTCACTGAATGCCACAATGTCACAAGCCGTCTACGAAGTCTGCGGAGGCGGAAATAGCGAATCGCGACCCAGTTCTACTTTGCCGACAAGTCATTACGATACACCCCGAAGAGTATTACAGAACCTCGGCCAACCCGTTTCGGATACAAATACTCAATCGATTTCTCAACCAAATGGAAACACCTTGGAAGTACCGGGTGGAATCAGCTCGCTCTACGCCACCGTCACCAAGTCAAAGAAAGCTAAGAAACCCGTCGATCCAAGTGCCAGCGATGGTGAAGCGAAGAAAGCTGCAGTGCCGGTAGAAGTGCAAGGCTATTTGGTTATGCAACGTGGACAAAATCAGTGGAATCAGCAGGAGGAATACGTACAGATGCAGTCCCTTCCCTGCAGTCCTGCCACCTTACTTCAACGACAACGTTGTTTAGCTCCAGCCGAGCAATGCGGTGGACCCTGTTGCAAAAACGGCAGCAGAGATAAGGAGCTGTGGTCCAATCAGGTGTATCAGAACTCGTCGTGGCTGCAGTTACAGGCCGAAGGGGCCGCCATAAACTACCAGAATCCAATAACCTTCCGTTGCCTCTACACCAAGCCGTGCTATCCTCACTGTACTCTGCCGTTGCTCCATTCGCGTTCGGCAACTCACGCCAACAACGATGCCGTTCCGCTTCGATTACGACGGTCAGCCAGTATGCCAGCAGCGGCTTGTCGCCAG GGCAATCGCGATTCATCCGATTCAACAGACTCCGGCGTGAGCGTAACGGCCGATTCGCTTTCCCATCAGGCATCTATGGCTGGTTGTGTCCGCCATCATCACCATCTGCTTATGTCCCGTCACTGGTCTCTACCGCGACCGCATGTCACAGCTCAACAAACGCTGAACGCTCAGCTGTGGGCCGATACGACGTCACGTAATCCAGCTGCGGTCACTACCCTTTCGGCTGCCCTAGCAACCACTACGCCCACACCCAACGGTATCTTAGCCGACGGCAGTAATTGCCAAAGTAATAGCAGTAGTTTGTCTAACATCTTAGACCGCCTAGATACGCTCTCGGTGGCTTCTATAGGTTACGAAACttgcgtttga